One region of Rhodocaloribacter litoris genomic DNA includes:
- the argB gene encoding acetylglutamate kinase yields the protein MSLNPHGREAARPVVVKVGGALVAEPERLDPLWAAVARLRETTPVVLVHGGGPQATAMARRLGHEPRIVHGRRVTSDLDLDIIRWTLRGELNTHLVAQAHRHGVPAAGLSGADGGLVRVVRRPPWQVDGETVDFGWVGDVEAVRPGIVAALLAGGFVPVIAPLGIDAAGQVYNVNADTVARHLATALGAAAFLLVTEAGGLRRTPSDPASLLDRCDAATFERGVADGWIQGGMRVKLAVAFEALRAGIPDVYVLAPDDLLERRRATRILP from the coding sequence ATGTCGTTGAACCCCCATGGAAGGGAGGCCGCCCGGCCCGTCGTCGTCAAGGTGGGCGGGGCGCTCGTGGCCGAGCCGGAGCGGCTCGATCCGCTGTGGGCGGCCGTGGCACGGCTGCGTGAGACGACGCCGGTGGTGCTGGTACACGGCGGCGGGCCGCAGGCCACAGCCATGGCGCGGCGACTGGGGCACGAGCCCCGCATCGTCCACGGACGCCGCGTGACGTCCGACCTCGACCTCGACATCATCCGGTGGACCCTGCGGGGTGAGTTGAACACCCACCTGGTGGCCCAGGCGCACCGCCACGGGGTGCCGGCCGCCGGCCTCTCCGGCGCCGACGGCGGGCTGGTCCGCGTCGTCCGCCGCCCCCCCTGGCAGGTCGACGGCGAGACGGTGGACTTCGGCTGGGTGGGCGACGTAGAGGCCGTGCGCCCCGGCATCGTCGCGGCCCTGCTGGCCGGCGGCTTCGTCCCGGTGATCGCGCCGCTCGGCATCGACGCAGCCGGGCAGGTGTACAACGTCAATGCCGACACCGTGGCCCGGCACCTGGCCACCGCCCTCGGGGCCGCCGCCTTCCTCCTGGTGACCGAAGCCGGCGGCCTCCGTCGCACCCCGTCCGATCCGGCTTCCCTCCTCGACCGGTGCGACGCCGCCACGTTCGAGCGGGGCGTGGCCGACGGGTGGATCCAGGGCGGCATGCGCGTCAAGCTCGCCGTCGCCTTCGAAGCCCTCCGGGCCGGCATCCCCGACGTGTATGTCCTCGCGCCGGACGACCTGCTCGAACGCCGCCGCGCCACGCGCATCCTCCCGTGA
- a CDS encoding DUF3095 domain-containing protein — translation MTSNDDFFARLPAVTDFRDVADPAHHHPVPPDWYVLVADVEGSTAAVEAGRYRAVNFVGAACIAAALNAAAPVSLPFVFGGDGATLLAPASCLPALRRALTGMQRQAEAAYGLRLRAGAVPVADLYAAGHTLTLCRYAPDPGYAQAILLGDGLPEAERRIKDPVDGRAYRFAPEPGTPAPDCTGIECRWRPIRARHGETVTLLVEALGPDVHATYRRVLDAIDRCYGPETDRRPVVADRLRASFSLPYLHAMEPKVRVPEAPLRRLAYTLKIWFQQFLLLLFIRFDVRTGPTRWRDYPGRIEATTDYRKLDAVLRMVLQGPPAARTALQAFLEAEREEGTLRYGLHVADSALMTCLVYERMGAQVHFVDGAGGGYTRAARMLKAQADPRDQARPGTASGSAT, via the coding sequence ATGACCTCGAACGACGACTTCTTCGCCCGCCTGCCCGCCGTGACGGACTTCCGGGACGTGGCCGACCCGGCCCACCACCACCCGGTGCCGCCGGACTGGTACGTCCTCGTGGCGGACGTGGAAGGCTCGACGGCGGCCGTCGAGGCCGGGCGGTACCGTGCGGTCAACTTCGTCGGGGCGGCGTGCATCGCGGCGGCGCTCAATGCCGCCGCACCGGTTTCGCTGCCCTTCGTCTTCGGCGGCGACGGCGCCACGCTGCTGGCCCCCGCCTCATGCCTTCCGGCCCTGCGGCGCGCCCTGACGGGCATGCAGCGGCAGGCGGAGGCGGCCTACGGGCTGCGCCTGCGCGCCGGCGCCGTGCCGGTCGCCGACCTGTATGCCGCCGGCCACACCCTCACGCTCTGCCGCTACGCACCGGACCCGGGCTATGCCCAGGCTATCCTGCTGGGCGACGGGCTACCCGAGGCCGAGCGTCGCATCAAAGACCCCGTGGACGGACGAGCCTACCGCTTCGCCCCGGAACCCGGCACCCCCGCGCCCGACTGCACCGGCATCGAATGCCGCTGGCGTCCCATCCGCGCGCGGCACGGCGAGACCGTAACGCTCCTCGTCGAGGCCCTCGGGCCGGACGTGCACGCCACCTACCGCCGCGTCCTCGACGCCATCGACCGGTGCTACGGCCCCGAAACCGACCGGCGGCCCGTCGTCGCGGACCGGCTCCGGGCATCGTTCAGCCTGCCGTACCTGCACGCCATGGAACCGAAGGTGCGCGTGCCGGAGGCCCCGCTCCGCCGGCTCGCCTACACGCTCAAGATCTGGTTCCAGCAGTTCCTCCTGCTGCTCTTCATCCGCTTCGATGTGCGCACCGGGCCGACCCGCTGGCGCGACTACCCCGGCCGTATCGAGGCCACAACGGACTACCGCAAACTCGACGCCGTGCTACGCATGGTGCTCCAGGGTCCTCCTGCCGCCCGCACCGCGTTACAGGCGTTTCTGGAGGCGGAGCGGGAAGAGGGCACGCTGCGCTACGGCCTCCACGTGGCCGATAGCGCGCTGATGACCTGCCTCGTCTACGAGCGGATGGGCGCGCAGGTCCACTTCGTCGACGGGGCCGGCGGGGGCTACACCCGGGCGGCCCGGATGCTCAAGGCCCAGGCCGACCCCCGTGATCAGGCACGCCCCGGCACGGCCAGCGGCAGCGCCACGTGA
- a CDS encoding class I SAM-dependent methyltransferase: protein MSFRDHFSAVAEAYARYRPGYSPAVFAFLSGRVPVHERAWDAGTGNGQAALGLARHFDEVVATDASARQIERAVPHPRITYRVEPAEQTTLAGASVDLVTVAQALHWFDLDRFYAEVRRVTRPHAVLAVLAYEMCTVTTAVDAVVERYYREVLDAYWPPERAYYLRGYDVPFPFAPLETPSFVYEVDWDLETFLGYLGTWSAARRYVEDRGEDPREAIRRDLTAAWGAPGARQRIRWPLILKVARVHGG, encoded by the coding sequence ATGTCGTTTCGTGATCATTTTTCTGCAGTGGCGGAGGCGTACGCCCGGTACCGCCCCGGCTATTCGCCCGCCGTCTTCGCCTTTCTGTCCGGACGGGTGCCGGTGCATGAGCGGGCCTGGGATGCCGGGACGGGGAACGGGCAGGCGGCACTCGGGCTGGCCCGGCACTTCGACGAGGTCGTCGCCACGGATGCCAGCGCCCGGCAGATCGAGCGGGCCGTGCCGCACCCGCGCATCACCTACCGCGTCGAACCGGCGGAGCAGACCACCCTGGCCGGGGCCTCGGTCGACCTGGTGACGGTGGCGCAGGCCCTCCACTGGTTCGACCTCGACCGGTTCTACGCGGAGGTGCGCCGGGTGACGCGGCCCCACGCGGTGCTCGCCGTGCTGGCCTACGAGATGTGCACCGTCACGACGGCGGTCGATGCGGTCGTAGAGCGGTACTACCGGGAGGTGCTGGACGCCTACTGGCCGCCGGAGCGAGCGTACTACCTGCGGGGCTATGACGTGCCGTTCCCGTTCGCGCCGCTGGAGACCCCCTCGTTCGTCTACGAAGTGGACTGGGACCTGGAGACGTTCCTGGGGTATCTCGGGACGTGGAGCGCCGCACGCCGCTATGTGGAGGACCGGGGGGAGGATCCCCGCGAGGCGATCCGGCGCGACCTGACGGCGGCCTGGGGCGCTCCCGGCGCGAGGCAGCGCATCCGCTGGCCCCTGATCCTGAAAGTCGCCCGGGTGCACGGCGGATGA
- a CDS encoding aspartate aminotransferase family protein, translated as MNTPDILRLEDSFQIPTYAKYPIALERGEGIYVWDTDGNRYLDFYGGHCVTLLGHCPPRVVEAVQAQAATLMFYSNVVYSPVRARAAALLASMAPEGLRHVFFCNSGTEANETALKLARTWTGKPGVIATEGGFHGRTLGSLAVTWNPKYREPYAAVLPETTFVPFGDADAVARVLAGRNDIGAVILEPIQSMAGVTEAPPAYFEELRRLCDRHGVALIFDEVQTGVGRTGTFSIAEQLGVRPDLITLAKSLGSGVPVGAVLVADAIAATVKPGDQGTTFGGGMLAMAAVTATLETIRDEALMARAEAIHARLATALAPHVRAVRGRGCLLGLVLDGPARPVIARLREAGILAGGADDPNVLRLMPPLNTPDDALDTFIETFLAVYQDEAVPGA; from the coding sequence ATGAACACCCCGGACATCCTCCGCCTCGAAGACTCGTTCCAGATCCCCACGTATGCCAAGTACCCCATCGCGCTCGAGCGTGGCGAGGGGATCTACGTGTGGGACACGGACGGAAACCGCTACCTCGATTTCTACGGCGGGCACTGCGTTACCCTGCTCGGCCATTGCCCGCCGCGCGTCGTCGAGGCCGTGCAGGCGCAGGCGGCCACGCTGATGTTCTACTCGAACGTGGTCTATAGCCCCGTCCGGGCGCGGGCGGCGGCGCTCCTGGCCTCGATGGCGCCGGAAGGGTTGCGCCACGTCTTCTTCTGCAACTCGGGCACCGAGGCCAACGAGACGGCCCTGAAACTCGCCCGCACGTGGACGGGCAAACCCGGCGTGATCGCCACCGAGGGCGGCTTCCACGGGCGCACGCTCGGCAGCCTGGCCGTGACGTGGAACCCGAAGTACCGGGAGCCCTACGCCGCCGTGCTTCCCGAGACGACGTTCGTCCCCTTCGGCGACGCCGACGCCGTGGCCCGCGTGCTGGCCGGGCGGAACGACATCGGCGCGGTCATCCTGGAGCCCATCCAGAGCATGGCCGGCGTCACCGAGGCGCCACCGGCCTACTTCGAGGAACTCCGGCGGCTGTGCGACCGGCACGGCGTGGCCCTGATCTTCGACGAGGTGCAGACCGGCGTGGGGCGCACCGGCACGTTCTCCATCGCCGAGCAGCTCGGCGTGCGGCCCGACCTGATCACGCTGGCGAAGAGCCTCGGCTCGGGCGTGCCCGTCGGGGCGGTGCTCGTCGCCGACGCCATCGCCGCCACCGTGAAGCCCGGCGACCAGGGGACGACCTTCGGCGGGGGGATGCTGGCTATGGCGGCGGTGACGGCCACGCTGGAGACGATCCGGGACGAGGCCCTCATGGCCCGGGCCGAGGCAATCCACGCACGCCTCGCCACGGCCCTGGCGCCGCACGTGCGGGCGGTGCGCGGGCGGGGCTGCCTCCTCGGCCTCGTCCTCGACGGCCCCGCCCGTCCCGTCATCGCCCGCCTCCGCGAAGCCGGCATCCTGGCCGGCGGCGCCGACGATCCGAACGTCCTCCGTCTCATGCCCCCCCTCAACACCCCGGACGACGCCCTCGACACGTTCATCGAAACGTTCCTCGCGGTCTACCAGGATGAGGCCGTTCCCGGCGCCTGA
- the argH gene encoding argininosuccinate lyase yields MLWQKDTRVEDWVTRFTVGEDYRWDTLLLPYDIEGTRAHAWGLAQIGLLSAEEFARIEDALGQLLADYEAGHVTVTPADEDCHTVIETYLTEHLGEVGKKIHTGRSRNDQVLTALRLFLREQLRARGRQVHALAEALCRLGDAYDDALMPGYTHLQRAMPTTAGQWALGYAECLLADLDALRHAAGQVNVSPLGSAAGYGVPYLELPREEVARRLGFDGVQTHVTAVQLSRGKLELHVAHALVQVGATLNRMASDLVLFNSAEFGFVELPAEYCTGSSIMPQKQNPDVLELARATYHRLLAEMNVLLTLPANLPSGYHRDLQLTKEAVMRCTLLAGDLLAAMNHVVPGLRFDRERLAEACTPELYATAHALELVRDGVPFREAYRKAAQAVGTRAAPDAADALAAYRVDGFPGRGRPDLLRRRLEAHRDWLEPA; encoded by the coding sequence ATGCTCTGGCAGAAAGACACGCGCGTCGAGGACTGGGTGACGCGGTTCACCGTGGGGGAAGACTATCGCTGGGATACGCTTCTGCTGCCCTACGACATCGAAGGGACACGGGCCCACGCCTGGGGGCTGGCGCAGATCGGCCTCCTCTCCGCCGAGGAGTTTGCCCGGATCGAAGACGCCCTGGGGCAGCTTCTCGCAGACTACGAAGCCGGCCACGTCACCGTCACACCGGCGGACGAGGATTGCCACACCGTGATCGAGACGTACCTGACCGAACACCTGGGCGAGGTGGGTAAGAAGATCCATACGGGGCGCTCCCGGAACGACCAGGTGCTGACCGCCCTCCGTCTCTTTCTCCGCGAGCAACTCCGGGCGCGGGGCCGGCAGGTGCACGCCCTCGCCGAGGCCCTCTGCCGCCTGGGCGACGCCTACGACGACGCCCTGATGCCGGGCTACACCCACCTCCAGCGGGCCATGCCCACCACGGCCGGGCAGTGGGCGCTGGGCTATGCCGAATGCCTCCTGGCCGACCTCGACGCGCTCCGCCACGCGGCAGGGCAGGTCAACGTCTCGCCGCTGGGGAGCGCCGCCGGGTACGGCGTGCCCTACCTCGAGCTGCCCCGTGAGGAGGTCGCCCGCCGGCTGGGCTTCGACGGCGTGCAGACCCACGTGACGGCCGTCCAGCTCTCGCGCGGCAAGCTGGAACTGCACGTGGCGCACGCGCTCGTGCAGGTGGGCGCCACGCTCAACCGGATGGCGTCCGACCTAGTGCTTTTCAACAGCGCCGAGTTCGGCTTCGTGGAGCTTCCGGCCGAATACTGCACCGGCAGCAGCATCATGCCGCAGAAGCAGAACCCCGACGTGCTGGAGCTGGCGCGGGCCACGTACCACCGCCTGCTGGCCGAGATGAACGTGCTGCTCACGCTCCCGGCCAACCTGCCCTCGGGCTACCACCGCGACCTCCAGCTGACCAAAGAGGCCGTCATGCGGTGCACCCTGCTGGCCGGCGACCTGCTCGCGGCGATGAACCACGTCGTGCCCGGACTCCGTTTCGACCGCGAGCGGCTGGCTGAAGCCTGCACACCCGAGCTGTATGCCACAGCCCACGCCCTGGAACTGGTCCGCGACGGCGTGCCGTTCCGCGAGGCCTACCGCAAGGCCGCACAGGCCGTCGGGACGCGGGCCGCGCCGGACGCCGCAGACGCCCTGGCCGCCTACCGGGTGGACGGCTTCCCCGGCCGGGGCCGCCCGGACCTCCTCCGCCGGCGCCTCGAGGCCCACCGGGACTGGCTGGAGCCGGCATGA
- a CDS encoding lysophospholipid acyltransferase family protein yields the protein MAQRSIMDLPRLGPEVPQRGNAFTRWLGRTVLRLMGWRIEGTPPNLRRFVIIGAPHTSNWDFVVAMAAAFALDLDVHWLGKHTLFRGPFGRLFRWMGGIPVDRSRGQGVVEAAVAAFRARERFVLGLSPEGTRRKVDQWKTGFHRIATGAGVPVVPVILDYGRKAVVITPPFHPTADVAADLATLRRRYQPGQARYPAYF from the coding sequence ATGGCCCAGCGCTCTATCATGGATCTTCCCCGGCTCGGCCCCGAAGTCCCGCAACGTGGAAACGCCTTCACGCGATGGCTCGGGCGGACGGTGCTCCGCCTGATGGGATGGCGCATCGAAGGCACGCCGCCGAACCTGCGGCGGTTCGTCATCATCGGGGCACCGCACACGTCCAACTGGGATTTCGTCGTGGCCATGGCGGCCGCCTTCGCGCTGGACCTGGACGTGCACTGGCTGGGCAAGCATACGCTGTTCCGGGGGCCGTTCGGCCGGCTTTTCCGGTGGATGGGCGGCATTCCCGTAGACCGCTCGCGGGGGCAGGGCGTGGTCGAGGCGGCCGTGGCGGCGTTTCGCGCACGGGAGCGGTTCGTCCTGGGCCTCTCGCCCGAGGGGACGCGCCGCAAGGTGGACCAGTGGAAGACGGGCTTCCACCGCATTGCCACGGGGGCCGGGGTGCCCGTCGTGCCGGTGATCCTGGACTATGGCCGCAAGGCCGTCGTCATCACCCCGCCGTTCCATCCCACCGCCGACGTGGCCGCCGATCTGGCGACGCTCCGGCGGCGCTATCAGCCCGGGCAGGCCCGGTATCCGGCGTACTTTTGA
- a CDS encoding M20/M25/M40 family metallo-hydrolase, translating to MSDAVALLKDLIRFPSLSLEEGPIADFVEARLRAAGVHVGRHANNVYAWLGEGPDTLLLNSHLDVVPPSEDHPYDPFTPTEVDGRLYGRGAVDAKASGAAMMTALLDLAHEGWQPRNGRLLLALTACEEGGGGYNGLQDLRPHLPPLSAALVGEPTGLRPCVAQKGLLILKLHARGRSAHAARAHLGDNAIVRAARDVLALQRLTFDRADPFLGPPTVNVTMIEGGTKNNVIPDRCTLTLDIRSTPAYTHKELTEYIARHVESDVEVYSKRLIPVATSPDARIVRACRTALPEAEPFGSPTASDWIFLADVPTVKIGPGESPLSHTADEHIAVAEVEQAVAVYKRIIRAYFSTHEAST from the coding sequence ATGTCCGACGCCGTCGCCCTCCTGAAGGACCTGATCCGCTTCCCCTCGCTCAGCCTCGAAGAAGGCCCGATCGCCGACTTCGTGGAGGCCCGGCTGCGGGCCGCCGGGGTGCACGTGGGGCGCCACGCCAACAACGTCTACGCCTGGCTGGGCGAAGGGCCGGACACGCTCCTGCTCAACTCCCACCTGGACGTCGTGCCCCCCTCCGAAGACCATCCCTACGACCCCTTCACCCCTACCGAGGTGGACGGCCGGCTCTACGGACGCGGTGCCGTGGATGCCAAAGCCAGCGGCGCGGCCATGATGACGGCGCTCCTCGACCTGGCGCACGAGGGGTGGCAGCCCCGGAACGGCCGCCTCCTGCTGGCGCTGACGGCCTGCGAGGAAGGCGGGGGCGGCTACAACGGCCTGCAGGACCTGCGCCCCCACCTGCCGCCACTCTCCGCCGCCCTCGTCGGCGAGCCCACCGGCCTGCGGCCCTGCGTGGCCCAGAAGGGGCTGCTCATCCTGAAGCTCCACGCCCGTGGACGGAGCGCCCACGCCGCCCGCGCCCACCTGGGCGACAACGCCATCGTCCGCGCCGCCCGCGACGTGCTCGCCCTCCAGCGCCTCACGTTCGACCGCGCCGACCCGTTCCTCGGCCCCCCCACCGTCAACGTCACCATGATCGAGGGCGGGACGAAGAACAACGTCATCCCGGACCGGTGCACCCTCACGCTCGACATCCGCTCCACGCCCGCCTACACGCACAAGGAACTGACCGAATACATCGCCCGGCACGTCGAGTCCGACGTGGAGGTCTACAGCAAGCGCCTCATCCCCGTCGCCACGTCGCCCGACGCCCGCATCGTGCGGGCCTGCCGCACCGCGCTCCCCGAGGCCGAGCCCTTCGGCTCACCCACGGCCTCCGACTGGATCTTCCTGGCCGACGTGCCCACCGTCAAGATCGGGCCCGGCGAGAGCCCCCTCTCCCACACCGCCGACGAGCACATCGCCGTCGCCGAGGTCGAGCAGGCCGTGGCGGTGTACAAACGCATCATCCGGGCCTATTTTTCCACGCACGAAGCATCAACCTGA
- a CDS encoding alpha-amylase family glycosyl hydrolase translates to MPRIPRSIVSRFLVLPSLLLLALALPVAPAPGQPLTDEARRQGYVHAGDTTYFVFDAGLYGVRPERVVVTGPFRSWDGNMDLPAWQLRPRDGGVWVLAVPNPAYRSLAPGTPFKYRIDDGIWLDPPAGAPNAEGGNLVFLHGVTPPTLKAEIAGPRAVWADVSGDGVTRPLDPAAYRLTNARGDVIPLAAVLPNTASRTLLIPAFDLDWRRVYYLALPDQGLKALVRRDPSFRTLYSDLPLGATVSEDAAETTFRLFAPRAERVALYLYLHPDQQPEEADAVVDMTPVGGGVWEARQPGDHHGVYYDFRVYGPPDPGNFFFGTHPVQVTDPYARVSLDSFGKARVWRTEAPPRPVRGGRPRMEDVVAYEVHVQDFTDLLPVDDDLKGTFPAMVTPGLTNSRGEPVGFDYLKELGVNVVHLMPVQEYLHYPDDAWQAAFADDPFAQAMGIDRENYQWGYRTTHAFAVESRYRQKGTPPGTERRQFRALVEAFHDAGMAVIIDLVPNHTGENMDGRHFLFNFNALDKPYYYRTDENLEHIGPFGNEVKTEDRPMVQRWLIDQCRMFVEELGVDGFRIDLAGQIDEQTLYLLKAALPEDIILYGEPWIDASDPEVRKNPDWDWYKEDAPITFFQDATRDAFIGSPFRLVDKATDRGYAGGNAALREDAMRALANAYPEEAASPNQGIAYLDIHDNWALADRFAVQDWNGNLGVDAGPYKIAATLLMTTVGPVVLHGGTEMMRSKGLAPLEEFEREIEGGPIHFKGRDDTYNLRAPNRFVWENVGRTDGPNDYAGMLAYWKGLIAFRMSDAGKVFRRAEPVPEGYYRWILPEDPHLLGYVVDGRVLVLVNTSGAEQTFTGVTLPGDTWRLIADADRVDHIAGLDGPDATLDGSAAHDLTLPPTSVKIWVRE, encoded by the coding sequence ATGCCCCGGATCCCCCGATCCATCGTCTCTCGCTTTCTTGTCCTTCCTTCGCTCCTGCTCCTGGCGCTCGCCCTGCCGGTGGCCCCGGCGCCCGGCCAGCCGCTGACGGACGAGGCCCGGCGGCAGGGGTACGTCCATGCCGGGGATACCACGTACTTCGTGTTCGACGCCGGGCTGTACGGCGTGCGGCCCGAGCGGGTGGTGGTGACCGGCCCGTTCCGCAGCTGGGACGGCAACATGGACCTGCCCGCCTGGCAGCTTCGCCCCCGCGACGGCGGGGTGTGGGTGCTGGCCGTGCCCAACCCGGCCTACCGTAGCCTGGCCCCGGGGACCCCCTTCAAGTACCGCATCGACGACGGCATCTGGCTCGACCCGCCGGCCGGGGCGCCCAACGCCGAGGGGGGCAACCTGGTCTTCCTCCACGGCGTCACCCCGCCCACGCTGAAGGCCGAGATCGCCGGGCCGCGGGCCGTCTGGGCCGACGTCTCCGGCGACGGCGTCACGCGCCCGCTCGACCCGGCGGCCTACCGCCTGACCAACGCCCGGGGCGACGTGATCCCGCTGGCCGCCGTCCTCCCGAACACGGCCTCCCGCACCCTCCTCATCCCGGCTTTCGACCTGGACTGGCGGCGCGTCTATTATCTGGCGTTGCCGGATCAGGGGCTGAAGGCGCTCGTCCGCCGCGATCCCTCCTTCCGCACCCTCTACAGCGACCTCCCGCTCGGCGCGACCGTGAGTGAGGATGCCGCCGAGACCACCTTCCGCCTCTTCGCCCCCCGGGCCGAGCGGGTGGCGCTCTACCTCTACCTCCACCCGGATCAGCAACCCGAGGAGGCCGACGCCGTGGTCGACATGACGCCCGTGGGGGGCGGCGTCTGGGAGGCCCGGCAGCCCGGCGATCACCACGGCGTGTACTACGACTTCCGCGTCTACGGCCCGCCTGACCCCGGCAACTTCTTCTTCGGCACCCACCCCGTGCAGGTCACCGACCCGTATGCCCGCGTCAGCCTCGACTCGTTCGGCAAGGCGCGCGTATGGCGCACCGAGGCCCCGCCACGCCCCGTACGCGGGGGCCGCCCCCGGATGGAAGACGTCGTCGCCTACGAGGTGCACGTGCAGGACTTCACCGACCTCCTGCCCGTCGACGACGACCTCAAAGGGACGTTTCCCGCCATGGTCACCCCGGGCCTGACCAACAGCCGGGGCGAGCCCGTCGGGTTCGACTACCTCAAGGAGCTGGGCGTCAACGTCGTCCACCTGATGCCCGTGCAGGAGTACCTTCACTACCCGGACGACGCCTGGCAGGCCGCCTTTGCCGACGACCCCTTCGCGCAGGCCATGGGCATCGACCGGGAGAACTACCAGTGGGGCTACCGGACCACGCACGCCTTCGCGGTGGAGAGCCGCTACCGCCAGAAAGGGACGCCGCCGGGCACCGAGCGCCGGCAGTTCCGCGCCCTCGTCGAAGCCTTCCACGACGCCGGCATGGCCGTCATCATCGACCTGGTGCCCAACCACACCGGCGAGAACATGGACGGCCGCCATTTCCTGTTCAACTTCAACGCCCTCGACAAACCCTACTATTACCGCACCGATGAAAACCTGGAGCACATCGGCCCCTTCGGCAACGAGGTCAAGACCGAAGACCGGCCGATGGTGCAGCGGTGGCTCATCGACCAGTGCCGGATGTTCGTCGAGGAGCTGGGCGTCGACGGCTTCCGCATCGACCTGGCCGGGCAGATCGACGAGCAGACGCTCTACCTGCTGAAGGCCGCGCTGCCCGAGGACATCATCCTCTACGGCGAGCCCTGGATCGACGCCAGCGACCCCGAGGTCCGTAAGAACCCCGACTGGGACTGGTACAAGGAGGACGCCCCGATCACCTTCTTCCAGGATGCCACCCGAGATGCCTTCATCGGCTCTCCCTTCCGCCTGGTGGACAAGGCCACGGATCGGGGCTATGCCGGGGGCAACGCCGCCCTCCGCGAGGACGCCATGCGGGCGCTCGCCAACGCTTACCCCGAGGAAGCCGCCTCCCCCAACCAGGGCATCGCCTACCTGGACATCCATGACAACTGGGCGCTGGCCGACCGATTCGCCGTACAGGACTGGAACGGCAACCTGGGCGTGGACGCCGGCCCCTACAAGATCGCCGCGACGCTGCTCATGACCACCGTCGGCCCCGTCGTCCTCCACGGCGGCACCGAGATGATGCGGAGCAAGGGCCTGGCCCCGCTGGAGGAGTTCGAGCGCGAGATCGAAGGCGGCCCCATCCACTTCAAAGGGCGGGACGACACGTACAACCTGCGGGCTCCCAACCGGTTCGTCTGGGAGAACGTGGGCCGCACCGACGGGCCGAACGACTACGCCGGCATGCTGGCGTACTGGAAGGGGCTGATCGCCTTCCGGATGAGCGACGCCGGCAAGGTGTTTCGCCGGGCGGAGCCCGTGCCCGAGGGCTATTACCGGTGGATCCTCCCCGAGGACCCGCACCTGCTCGGCTATGTGGTCGACGGCCGCGTGCTGGTGCTCGTGAACACCTCCGGCGCCGAGCAGACCTTCACCGGCGTGACGCTGCCCGGCGACACCTGGCGCCTCATCGCCGACGCCGACCGCGTCGACCACATCGCCGGCCTCGACGGCCCCGACGCGACGCTCGACGGCAGCGCCGCGCATGACCTCACCCTGCCGCCGACGAGCGTGAAGATCTGGGTGCGGGAATGA
- a CDS encoding N-acetylornithine carbamoyltransferase gives MPHLLDWHLLDDATWRRCLTAAVAHYRAGKTWTEAARGKSIALIFFNPSLRTRTSMELAAVQLGAHATTITPGSGTWGFAWGEGVMDGDEAEHIREAVGVLSRYYDALGVRLFASGTDYEQDRTDALLHTFARHAGVPVVNLESAFYHPCQALADAATLATRFDGDVRGRRFVLTWAYHPKALPMAVPNSALLAAARLGMHVTVARPAGFELDEGVMETARAYAAAHGTAVEETDDPDAAYDGAEVIYAKAWGGRLRYTDPDAEAALRASHRGWRVTAERMARTRDGVFMHCLPVRRGVVVDDAVLDGPQAIHLLQAEFRLHAQKAILEHLWGLPHPRLEVFGPAFVLD, from the coding sequence ATGCCCCACCTGCTCGACTGGCATTTGCTCGATGACGCGACATGGAGGCGGTGCCTGACGGCCGCCGTGGCCCACTACCGGGCCGGGAAGACGTGGACGGAGGCCGCCCGCGGCAAGAGCATTGCGCTGATTTTCTTCAATCCTTCGCTCCGCACGCGCACGTCGATGGAGCTGGCGGCCGTGCAACTCGGCGCCCACGCCACGACGATCACGCCAGGCTCCGGCACGTGGGGCTTTGCCTGGGGCGAGGGGGTGATGGACGGCGACGAGGCCGAGCACATCCGCGAGGCCGTGGGGGTGCTGTCGCGGTACTACGACGCCCTCGGCGTGCGCCTCTTCGCCTCCGGCACCGACTATGAGCAGGACCGCACCGACGCCCTGCTGCACACCTTCGCCCGCCATGCCGGCGTGCCCGTGGTCAACCTGGAGTCCGCCTTCTACCACCCCTGCCAGGCCCTGGCCGACGCCGCCACCCTCGCCACCCGCTTCGACGGCGACGTCCGGGGCCGGCGGTTCGTGCTGACCTGGGCGTATCACCCGAAGGCGCTGCCCATGGCCGTCCCGAACTCGGCCCTGCTGGCGGCGGCCCGGCTGGGGATGCACGTCACCGTAGCCCGTCCCGCGGGGTTCGAGCTGGATGAGGGCGTCATGGAAACGGCGCGGGCGTATGCGGCCGCCCACGGCACGGCCGTGGAGGAGACGGACGACCCGGACGCGGCCTACGACGGGGCCGAGGTGATCTACGCCAAAGCCTGGGGCGGGCGGCTTCGGTACACGGACCCCGACGCCGAGGCGGCCCTGCGCGCGTCGCACCGGGGCTGGCGCGTGACGGCCGAACGGATGGCCCGCACCCGCGACGGGGTCTTCATGCACTGCCTGCCCGTCCGGCGCGGGGTGGTGGTGGACGACGCCGTCCTCGACGGGCCGCAGGCGATCCACCTGCTCCAGGCCGAGTTCCGCCTGCACGCCCAGAAAGCCATCCTCGAACACCTGTGGGGGCTCCCGCATCCCCGGTTGGAGGTCTTCGGCCCCGCCTTCGTCCTGGACTGA